From Metasolibacillus fluoroglycofenilyticus, the proteins below share one genomic window:
- a CDS encoding ABC transporter substrate-binding protein — protein MKKFMKKSKFLLVFVSVLVLVLSGCSGGSSGEVDTSKPVKVLLSAGDIGQFNAWKARSEEFTKETGIKVEFLETPYDNLLENITTDGISNGGAYDLVVFLDSMGPALTQFLEPLDSYIQKDNFDVGRWPKSLVDLSTFDGSIYSFPVRGHVQMMFYRDDIFKKYNLEVPTTWDEFDVVAQTIKENEGMDAIVPYYKTGNNGQNLFMWTSYLWGNKGDIFDENYKPIFNNQEGIEATQRYVDLLVKDKVAAASSVSYGEQDSRTHFKQGDGAIWIGWWWVYSEFNSAEASAPEVVGNVKYAPVPTWDGQGTSTNISSFPLAITKGSKNKDAAWEVLKWISSTEEELDIVTQTWENTIDPSQASTVVTQLDNLKDAKLNELSNNFYQVGAEGFENSKALPNIPEWSQIADTLSSAISNMATGASVESELNKAASQVEAILQSAGYYE, from the coding sequence ATGAAGAAATTTATGAAAAAAAGTAAGTTCTTATTGGTTTTTGTTAGTGTCTTAGTCTTAGTTCTTAGCGGCTGTTCAGGTGGAAGCTCGGGTGAGGTTGATACATCAAAGCCTGTCAAAGTGCTATTATCTGCTGGTGATATTGGTCAGTTTAATGCTTGGAAAGCGCGTAGTGAGGAATTCACAAAAGAGACAGGTATTAAAGTTGAATTTTTAGAAACACCGTATGACAACTTACTAGAAAATATTACGACTGATGGTATTTCTAACGGTGGTGCATATGATTTAGTTGTATTTTTAGATTCTATGGGACCCGCCCTTACACAATTTTTGGAGCCTTTAGATAGCTATATTCAAAAGGATAATTTTGATGTAGGAAGATGGCCGAAATCGTTAGTTGATTTATCTACGTTTGATGGTAGCATCTATAGCTTCCCAGTGCGTGGACATGTACAGATGATGTTTTACCGTGATGATATTTTTAAGAAATACAATTTAGAAGTGCCAACGACTTGGGATGAATTTGATGTAGTAGCACAAACGATTAAAGAAAATGAAGGCATGGATGCCATTGTTCCATACTATAAAACGGGTAACAATGGACAAAACCTGTTCATGTGGACATCTTATTTATGGGGCAATAAAGGCGACATCTTTGATGAGAACTACAAGCCAATTTTCAATAACCAAGAAGGAATTGAAGCAACTCAAAGATACGTAGATTTATTAGTAAAAGATAAAGTAGCTGCTGCTAGCTCTGTTTCTTATGGAGAGCAGGATTCTCGCACACATTTTAAACAAGGCGACGGTGCTATTTGGATTGGCTGGTGGTGGGTGTACTCAGAATTTAACAGTGCTGAAGCATCCGCTCCTGAAGTTGTAGGAAATGTAAAGTATGCACCAGTACCAACATGGGATGGTCAAGGTACATCAACAAATATTAGCTCATTCCCATTAGCCATCACAAAAGGCTCTAAAAATAAGGATGCTGCTTGGGAAGTTTTAAAATGGATTTCGTCTACTGAAGAAGAGCTAGATATTGTAACGCAAACTTGGGAAAACACAATTGACCCATCGCAGGCATCAACAGTTGTAACACAGCTTGATAATTTAAAGGATGCAAAATTAAATGAGCTTTCAAACAACTTCTATCAAGTTGGAGCTGAAGGATTCGAAAATTCGAAAGCATTACCAAACATTCCAGAATGGTCACAGATTGCAGATACATTGAGCTCTGCTATTTCCAATATGGCTACAGGTGCATCTGTAGAAAGTGAATTAAATAAAGCTGCATCTCAAGTTGAAGCCATTTTACAAAGCGCTGGTTATTACGAATAG
- a CDS encoding amidase, translating into MTIQALLNGYKSKRFKPREIIQSYFQKIHDLQPNANSFIQITEELALEEIESLQDNQPLYGVPFSVKDCIDVRGYITTNGVLETNAVKKTEHASIFDKLERAGAICLGKTNLSEYATSVLLPSTSFGAVTNAQHPTFIPGGSSSGSAVAVAQGVSLFSIGTDTSGSTRIPAACNEIVGFKAPYKRALLHGVTPLSVTQDHIGILTKNIADLKKVLQSLDMVSTDTIKTVKKIGIPKGYFDTCLDAEVANSLEKVYQQFLQLGFELVELDTSFLQDTLAVTRTIGTKEFGREHMKGLGDNPHLSQTIKNTLQRSLEITDNLYNEALEIKEAWTRKFIQYFKQVDMIVTPTLPIVPPMLDITTITLNQKQHDVEELLVRCTSPFNVMGFPTVSLPSNIVHRDLKFSIQLTVLEEDINLLLDFANDVFEK; encoded by the coding sequence ATGACAATTCAAGCTTTATTAAATGGATATAAGAGCAAACGATTTAAGCCACGGGAAATCATTCAATCCTATTTTCAAAAAATTCATGACTTGCAACCAAATGCCAATAGCTTTATTCAAATAACGGAAGAGTTAGCACTCGAAGAAATAGAATCCTTGCAGGACAATCAACCATTGTATGGTGTACCGTTTTCTGTGAAAGATTGTATTGATGTAAGAGGGTACATAACAACAAATGGTGTACTCGAAACAAATGCTGTGAAAAAAACTGAGCATGCCTCTATTTTTGATAAACTTGAACGGGCAGGGGCAATCTGTCTAGGAAAAACCAATTTATCGGAATATGCAACAAGTGTGCTTTTACCAAGTACCTCGTTTGGTGCAGTGACGAATGCACAGCATCCAACCTTTATTCCAGGCGGTTCAAGCAGTGGTTCAGCAGTAGCAGTTGCCCAAGGTGTATCTTTATTTTCAATAGGAACAGATACATCAGGCTCCACGCGTATTCCTGCTGCATGTAATGAAATTGTAGGGTTTAAGGCTCCATATAAAAGGGCGCTTTTACATGGGGTAACACCACTATCTGTGACTCAAGATCATATTGGCATATTGACGAAAAACATAGCCGATTTGAAAAAGGTATTACAGAGCCTTGATATGGTTAGCACGGATACTATAAAAACTGTGAAAAAAATCGGTATTCCTAAAGGGTATTTTGATACATGCTTAGATGCAGAGGTTGCCAACTCACTAGAGAAAGTTTATCAACAATTTCTGCAATTAGGATTTGAACTAGTTGAGCTAGATACATCTTTTTTGCAAGACACATTAGCTGTAACTAGAACGATTGGTACAAAGGAATTTGGCAGGGAACATATGAAGGGTCTGGGGGATAATCCACATCTTTCCCAAACAATCAAGAACACATTACAACGGAGCTTAGAAATTACAGATAATCTGTACAATGAAGCTTTAGAAATAAAAGAAGCATGGACACGGAAATTTATTCAGTATTTTAAACAAGTTGACATGATTGTAACACCGACATTACCGATTGTTCCACCTATGCTAGACATTACAACGATTACATTAAATCAAAAGCAACACGATGTAGAAGAATTACTTGTTAGGTGTACAAGTCCATTTAATGTCATGGGGTTCCCAACAGTGTCTCTACCATCCAATATAGTTCATCGAGACTTGAAATTTTCTATACAGCTCACAGTTTTAGAAGAAGATATTAATTTATTATTAGATTTTGCAAATGACGTTTTCGAAAAATGA
- a CDS encoding HpcH/HpaI aldolase family protein, translating into MQSKNDLTSTDKISNGMFLGTYAPALVEMCGLGGFDFIVLDNEHGAFSDRDLEELIRTADAVDLLSIVRVSYDESSIQKALDRGARGIQVPMVNTKEDALKIVQQAKYPPLGKRGVAYSHRAAKYGLLSGQRYLDECNNETFIAIHIETYESFENLDEILQVEGIDLIFIGLTDLSVDMGYTDNSNHPDVMNVVQEIYKKANAANVAVGEVAGNVEAAQKAVARGASYVVLVGTNYLMKSLQGYIASME; encoded by the coding sequence ATGCAATCAAAAAATGATTTAACCTCTACAGATAAAATTTCAAATGGGATGTTTCTTGGCACATATGCCCCAGCGTTAGTTGAGATGTGTGGTTTAGGGGGCTTCGATTTTATTGTTTTGGATAATGAGCACGGTGCTTTTAGTGACAGAGATTTAGAGGAGCTCATTCGAACAGCAGATGCGGTAGATTTATTATCAATCGTCCGTGTTTCATACGATGAATCAAGTATTCAAAAAGCGCTTGACCGAGGTGCTCGCGGGATTCAAGTACCGATGGTTAATACGAAAGAGGATGCATTAAAAATTGTGCAGCAAGCGAAATACCCTCCTTTAGGTAAAAGAGGGGTCGCTTATTCACATAGAGCAGCAAAATATGGCTTATTGAGTGGTCAGCGTTATTTAGATGAATGCAACAATGAGACATTTATAGCAATTCATATTGAAACATATGAGTCATTTGAAAATTTGGATGAAATTTTACAGGTGGAAGGAATTGACCTTATCTTTATTGGTTTAACAGATTTATCTGTAGATATGGGATATACGGACAATTCAAATCATCCAGATGTTATGAATGTGGTGCAAGAAATTTATAAAAAGGCAAATGCAGCGAATGTTGCAGTTGGGGAAGTTGCAGGAAATGTAGAAGCAGCCCAAAAAGCAGTAGCTAGAGGGGCTAGCTATGTGGTTTTAGTAGGAACAAATTACTTAATGAAATCATTGCAGGGATATATTGCAAGTATGGAGTAA
- a CDS encoding ABC transporter ATP-binding protein — translation MADLTLKNIYKTYSDGTNAVENFNLEVKDHEFIVLVGPSGCGKSTTLRMIAGLEEISSGDFLIGNDRVNDVEPKDRDIAMVFQNYALYPHMTTYDNMAFGLKLRKMDKAEIRQRVENASEILDLTKYLDKKPKALSGGQRQRVALGRAIVRDAKVFLMDEPLSNLDAKLRMHMRAEIIKLHKRLQTTTIYVTHDQTEALTMASRIVVMKSGRIMQIGTPTEVYEKPQNTFVASFIGSPPMNFLTGVVTNDGLKVDNIMLKASAQSIKTLIDKGYLDKKIIIGIRPEDISKSLEAVQDEKTYKARITVPEMLGSETILYFDLDGHDMIAKLRTAETFNIDDNIFIQINMDNAHYFDEETEQRIF, via the coding sequence ATGGCTGATTTAACATTAAAAAATATTTATAAAACATATAGTGACGGCACAAATGCAGTTGAGAATTTTAATTTAGAAGTAAAAGACCATGAATTTATTGTGCTTGTTGGACCATCAGGCTGTGGGAAATCTACTACTTTACGTATGATAGCGGGGTTAGAGGAAATTTCATCGGGTGATTTTCTCATTGGCAATGACCGCGTAAACGATGTTGAGCCAAAAGACCGCGATATCGCGATGGTGTTTCAAAACTATGCCTTGTATCCTCATATGACTACTTATGACAATATGGCATTTGGATTGAAATTAAGAAAAATGGATAAAGCAGAAATTCGCCAAAGAGTAGAAAATGCTTCTGAAATACTAGATTTAACAAAATACTTGGATAAAAAGCCGAAAGCCTTATCTGGAGGACAACGGCAACGAGTTGCATTAGGCAGAGCCATCGTTCGAGATGCCAAAGTTTTTTTAATGGATGAGCCTTTATCAAATTTAGATGCGAAACTACGAATGCATATGCGAGCGGAAATTATTAAGCTACATAAACGATTACAAACAACAACGATTTATGTTACGCATGACCAAACGGAAGCACTGACAATGGCATCACGCATTGTAGTGATGAAAAGCGGACGCATTATGCAGATTGGTACGCCAACGGAAGTTTATGAAAAACCGCAAAATACATTTGTTGCTAGCTTTATTGGATCTCCACCAATGAATTTTTTGACGGGGGTCGTAACAAATGACGGTTTAAAGGTAGACAACATTATGTTAAAAGCTTCTGCTCAAAGTATAAAAACTTTAATTGACAAAGGTTATTTAGATAAAAAAATTATCATTGGCATTCGTCCTGAAGACATCTCCAAAAGCCTTGAGGCTGTACAAGATGAAAAAACATATAAGGCTCGAATTACAGTGCCTGAAATGCTTGGCTCTGAAACGATTCTTTATTTTGATTTAGATGGGCATGACATGATTGCCAAGTTGCGTACTGCTGAGACATTTAACATTGATGATAATATCTTTATCCAAATTAATATGGATAATGCCCATTATTTTGATGAGGAAACAGAACAAAGAATTTTTTAA
- a CDS encoding alpha/beta fold hydrolase produces MSLPIVYLSGTLCTEKLWSEMTEYLGYSGETIIFNLNEKNTIKDMAQDVLQHIEGPFILAGLSLGGIVALQVAAIAPKRVEKLILFNTNPFPPTENQFKSWANNRHFIETQGFENFVTECWAPALAPTNSSLFSAVQDMALEVGQQVYLQQLDAVQTRQNQTTILSSISCNTLVVVGEEDQVCPVAMSRYLSEKIANAKLVILPETGHLSTLEQPKKIANIVKDWLANS; encoded by the coding sequence ATGTCACTTCCTATCGTATATTTGTCTGGTACGCTTTGTACAGAAAAATTATGGTCCGAAATGACTGAATATTTAGGTTATTCAGGGGAAACTATAATTTTTAATTTGAATGAAAAAAATACGATTAAAGATATGGCACAAGATGTTTTACAGCATATAGAAGGACCATTTATATTGGCAGGTCTCTCTTTAGGAGGAATTGTAGCACTTCAAGTAGCTGCAATTGCTCCAAAGAGAGTGGAAAAACTGATTTTATTTAATACCAATCCTTTTCCACCAACGGAAAATCAATTTAAAAGCTGGGCTAATAATCGACATTTTATTGAAACACAAGGCTTTGAAAATTTTGTAACAGAGTGCTGGGCACCTGCACTGGCTCCAACTAATTCTTCTTTATTTTCTGCTGTTCAAGATATGGCGTTAGAAGTTGGACAACAAGTTTATTTGCAACAATTGGATGCTGTACAAACGAGGCAAAATCAAACTACTATTCTAAGCTCTATCTCTTGCAATACATTAGTTGTTGTAGGCGAAGAAGATCAAGTTTGCCCAGTTGCCATGTCGCGTTATCTGTCTGAGAAAATTGCTAATGCAAAGCTAGTCATTCTACCTGAAACAGGACATTTATCAACCTTAGAACAGCCCAAAAAAATCGCAAATATCGTAAAAGATTGGTTAGCAAATTCTTAA
- a CDS encoding iron-containing alcohol dehydrogenase, which translates to MNNGFSVEVKDFKSPKCIRFGYDSLQSVKGLLNELNVSKVLIISDKGIEKTGLVSQLVSLIADESLQITTFTDIVGEPTFELVNAVYDSIKNKGIEAVIGIGGGSSLDVAKITAALADKEDIQPYLSSEKIIEARAVKSILIPTTSGTGSEVTMNAIFGDEVQQVKRGIISDVLLPDIAIIDPNLTLTCPPRVTAASGVDAFTHAIESYLAKRATMLTKIYAEKAMALFPKNIKKAVHDGENKIARENMSWVSLLGGVSLANAGVGAIHALAYPLGGYYHIEHGVANALLLPYVFKMIGKANTEELLEVMKIMDLYEKDINSSNVVEHFVAYLFKLLEDLNLPSTLKELNVKFEDLEMMATAASQIHRLLDNTPYKLTEDSIKKIYEDAYYGNIK; encoded by the coding sequence ATGAATAATGGATTTTCTGTAGAAGTGAAAGATTTCAAAAGCCCGAAATGTATTAGATTCGGTTATGATTCACTTCAATCTGTGAAAGGTTTGTTAAATGAATTAAATGTTAGCAAAGTCTTAATTATTAGTGATAAAGGGATTGAAAAAACAGGTCTTGTTAGCCAGCTTGTATCATTGATTGCTGATGAATCTCTACAAATCACAACATTTACTGATATTGTAGGTGAGCCAACATTCGAATTAGTGAATGCAGTATACGATAGCATAAAAAATAAAGGCATTGAAGCGGTTATCGGAATTGGTGGTGGTAGCTCTTTAGATGTAGCGAAAATTACTGCTGCACTAGCTGATAAGGAAGATATTCAACCTTATTTAAGCAGTGAAAAAATAATCGAAGCAAGAGCTGTCAAATCCATTTTAATTCCTACAACTTCAGGAACAGGTTCAGAAGTAACAATGAATGCAATTTTTGGTGATGAGGTACAACAAGTTAAACGCGGTATTATTAGTGATGTTTTACTTCCAGACATTGCAATTATTGATCCCAATTTAACGCTTACTTGCCCGCCAAGAGTCACAGCAGCTTCTGGCGTAGATGCATTTACACATGCAATCGAATCATACTTAGCGAAAAGAGCAACTATGTTAACAAAAATATATGCCGAAAAAGCAATGGCATTGTTCCCTAAAAACATTAAGAAGGCTGTACATGACGGGGAAAATAAAATTGCTCGAGAAAATATGAGCTGGGTTAGTTTATTAGGTGGCGTTTCCTTAGCAAATGCAGGTGTAGGAGCAATTCATGCCTTAGCTTATCCATTAGGGGGCTATTACCATATCGAGCATGGTGTGGCCAATGCTTTACTACTGCCCTATGTATTTAAAATGATAGGGAAAGCCAACACAGAAGAATTATTAGAAGTGATGAAGATTATGGATTTATACGAGAAAGACATCAATTCTAGCAATGTTGTTGAGCATTTTGTAGCATATTTATTTAAGTTACTTGAAGACTTAAATTTGCCATCTACATTAAAAGAATTGAATGTTAAATTTGAAGATTTAGAGATGATGGCGACAGCTGCAAGTCAAATTCACCGTTTATTAGATAATACACCATATAAATTAACTGAAGATTCCATTAAAAAGATTTATGAGGATGCCTACTACGGCAATATCAAATAA